The Acidobacteriota bacterium sequence CTTCGACGCCTGCGCCCAGAGGTCGCGCAGATAAGCCTGCAGGTCGTCGATCTGGCTGCGGTCGCGGAGCGGTGCGCCGTGGCCCGGCACGATGATGTCGAAGTCGAGCGCCTTCAGCCCGTCGAGGCTCGCCGGCCACTCGTTTACGAACCCGTCTCCCATGTACGGCAGGCCGTTGGCGCCGGGGCTGCCGACGAAGAAGTCGCCGGTGAAGACGATGCGCTCTTCCGGCAGGAAGACGATGGTGTCGCCGCCGGTGTGACCGCGGCCGACGAAGTGGAGCTGCACCTCGCGCCCGCCCTTCACCAGGGTCATCGTGTCGTTGTAGGTGACGTTCGGGGCCTTGACGACCGTCTCCTGGATCGCGTTGTAGTGCGCCTTGCGGATGCGCAGGTCCGTCTCCAGTCTGGTGCGCTCGGCCGCGTCGGTCGCTACGGCGAGTTGCGCCTCGATCTGTTCGATCTGGCCCGGGATGGCGGCCGAGAACGATCGGTTGGTGCGCTGGTTCAGCGGGTCTGCCAGGTGCTGCGAGCGCGTGTAGTCGTGTCCGACGATCTCCACGTCGTCGCCGAAGAGCTGGTTCCCGTGCGAGTGGTCGAAGTGGAAGTGCGTGTTGAACACGTACCGGATCGGCTTGTCGGTCACCTCCGACTTGATCTCCGCGATCAGCTTGCGGGCCGCCGCCGGCGTGACGGTGGTGTCGACGAGCATCGCGTGGTCGTCGTTGACGATTACCAGCGAGTTGCTCATCGTCGTCATCGCGCCGGTGCCGGTCGCGAAGAAGACGCCGTCGCCGATCTCCTCGAACCGCCAGGCCGCCGCGCCGTCGGTCGGATCCGTCTCCTGGGCCGCCACCAGCAGACCGGTCGTGAGCAATGTCGCCGCGAGAACCGCGGCCCGCGCCGTGCTGCGTCGTGTCTTGAACATGTCGTGCGTTCCTCTTCTTTCGTTTCCTTCAATCCTTCGGTTTCGCTGTCGCATGCGTTCACCGTGCCGTCGGTGGCGCAAGGGTTCTCAGTCGGCGGTCGCCCTGCCCGCGATCTCCGGGTGATGGTGCTCGACGTACAGGAAGCCGTGGTACACGCCGGTGCGGTGCGCGCGCCGCGCCTGATCCCGCACGTGAATCGTGAGTGTCCGCGGGGCCTTCGCCTCGTAGCAGTTGCCCCGGCGCGCGGTGGCGAGATGCTGAAAGAGCATTCGCTGCTCGGGAGCTCTGCGAAACCTCTCCCGTTCCGCTGAACCGACGTCCGTGTAGGCGCCGCCGAACCACTGGTCGATCGGGCTCGGACGGTGGTCCACACGGCGCAGGTAGCGTCGGTCGACCGAAGCCATCTCGCGCTCCAGGGCTGCCGCGACGCGGGCGGTCTGCACGCAGGTGCCGAGCGTGCACTCGGCGTGATCATCGCGTGTCTGGACGCGGTGGGCGATCGGCATCAGCAACTGCGTCTGCAACTCGCGGAGGGCGGCGGTCGGCTCGCCGAAGTACGCCAGTCCGTAGGCGGCCTGGACCACGTAGCAGTCGTTCGGATGCAGCGTCGCCACCTCGACCGAGGGCTCGTCGACCGGCAGGACCCAGTAGTACGTGTCGGGAGCGGCGCGTGGTGCCTGCTGCGCCGCCGGGGCCGGACCTGCCAGGCATCCGACGGCCACGGCCCCCGCCGCGAACACCGCGCGCCCCAAGCGGTCCATCAACGCATTCTAGCCCGACAATCGTCGCCACCGGCTCCTCTTGCCGCC is a genomic window containing:
- a CDS encoding MBL fold metallo-hydrolase, yielding MRQRNRRIEGNERRGTHDMFKTRRSTARAAVLAATLLTTGLLVAAQETDPTDGAAAWRFEEIGDGVFFATGTGAMTTMSNSLVIVNDDHAMLVDTTVTPAAARKLIAEIKSEVTDKPIRYVFNTHFHFDHSHGNQLFGDDVEIVGHDYTRSQHLADPLNQRTNRSFSAAIPGQIEQIEAQLAVATDAAERTRLETDLRIRKAHYNAIQETVVKAPNVTYNDTMTLVKGGREVQLHFVGRGHTGGDTIVFLPEERIVFTGDFFVGSPGANGLPYMGDGFVNEWPASLDGLKALDFDIIVPGHGAPLRDRSQIDDLQAYLRDLWAQASKLRAEGVPAHEAAARIDLSAHQDAYGARARSADPRAVVRIYEVLQIQHPI